The genomic segment CTGGGCAAACACCACCTCTTCCGGCGTCATGCCCAGCGCTTCGGCCAGTTCGCCCACCGTCGGCGTTCGCCCGAGGGCCTTCGTCAAGTCGTCCTTTTTGCGGCGAATGCGCTGCGACGCCTCCTTGAGCGAGCGGCTCACCTTGACCGAACCGTCGTCGCGCAAAAAGCGCTGGATCTCGCCGATGATCATCGGAACGGCGTAGGTGGAAAATTTGACCTCATACGACAAGTCAAACTTGTCGACGGCTTTGAGCAGCCCGATGCACCCGATCTGAAAGAGGTCGTCAGCCTCGTACCCGCGCCCGAGAAACCGCTGCACGACCGACCACACCAAGCGGACGTTGGCTTCCACGAGCCGGTTGCGCGCCTCCGTGTCGCCCGCTTGACTTCGGGCGATCAGCGCGCGGACCTCTTCGTCGCTCAATTGCGGATTCGGTTCACGCACGTCCACGCTCATGATCGTCCCCTTACTGGCGCACGGCGGCGGGATGGGAAGACAGCTGCTTGACAAGGCGGACGCGGGTGCCCTTGCCGGGTGCCGACGTGATGGTGAGCTCGTCGACGAAATTTTCCATAATCGTAAAGCCCATGCCGGATCGCTCCAGTTCCGGCTTGGTGGTGAAAAGGGGCTGGCGGGCCTGCTCGATGTCGGCGATGCCCACACCGTCGTCCTCGACGACAATTTCCACCCGGTTGCCTTCCACCGTCACGTGGATGCGGACGATGCCGTCGTCGCGGTTTTCGTACCCGTGAATGATGGCATTCGTCACCGCCTCCGAAACGACGGTCTTGATTTCCATGAGCTCCTCCAGCGTGGGGTCAAGCTGCGAGAGAAACGCGGCCACCGCCACGCGGGCGAAGGACTCGTTCTCGCTCCGGCTGGCAAAGGACAGGCTCATGAAGTTCGGTTTCACGTCACGCCACCCCCAACGCGTGCAAGGCTTCCCATTCGCTCTCTTCGATGCGCAGGATCTTAAACAGCCCGGACAGCTCGAAGAGGCGGTAAATGGTCGGGTGAATGGAACAGACGACCATCTCCCCGCCCAGCTGGGCGACCCGCTTGTAGCGGCCCAGGATGACCCCAAGGCCGGAGCTGTCCATAAAGGTGAGGTCGGCCAGGCTGAGGACGATGCTGCGGATCTTTTCGCGGTTCATGATCGCGTCCACCTGCTCCCGCAGCGCATCGGCGGTGTGGTGGTCCAGTTCCCCCGCCAAGCGGATGATCAACACGTCGCGTTTCGTTTCCAGCTCCACGTGCAGTCGCATCGCTCCCTCTCCTTTCCCATCGTTCACCCATCTTTTCTCTACCTGCAGACGCCGTTCCTGCCCTTCGACGAAAGAACAAAAAAATCGAGAAGCCTTGTCGAATGCGGCCTCTCGATTGTTCCGTTCGTCACCGTTCGCGCGCCCCGCGTCAGGGCAGATGAAGCAGGCGGTTTAGGGCGCGCTGCCAGAGCTGGCCGAAGGTGGCCGCACCCACGTCAACCGGCGCCACCAGATCGAGCCGCGCCACCTCTTGGCCCTGCTTCGTCACGACCACATGGCCCAGCACGTCGCCGGCCTTCACCGGCGCCAGAACGCGTTCCGGAAGCTCCACTGTCGTCTGGTACTGCCCGGCGTCCTCCCCGCGCTTCATGAGGAGGTTGAAGTGCCGGGCGGCCACCACTGGAAGGCGCTCCCGCTCGCCTTTTTCCACGGGGAGTTCCTGAATCACGTCGCCGCGCTGGTAGAGCGGTTTGGTCGTATACTGGCTGAAGGCGTAGTCAAACATCTTGGCCACTTCGGCGTTGCGCGTCTTCGTATCCGGTTCGCCGAGAACGACGGCGATGACGCGGAAATTGTCGCGCTTGGCCGTGGCGGAGAGGCAGAATTTCGCTTCGCTGGTGTACCCCGTCTTCAGGCCGTCGCATCCCGGATAGAAGCGCACCAAGCGGTTGGTGTTGACGAGCCAGAAGGGGCGGTTGGTGTCTTTGCGCAGGTAATCCTGGTACAGCCCGGTATACTTCGTGATGGCCTCGTATTTGAGGAGCTCGCGGGACATGATGGCGATGTCGCGGGCCGAGGTGTAATGGTCCGGGGCGGGCAACCCGTTGCTGTTGGCAAAGCGGGTATCGGTCATGCCAAGCTGGCGGGCCTTTTCGTTCATCATCGCCACAAAGGCCTCTTCCGTGCCGGCGACGTACTCGGCAAGGGCCACCGACGCGTCGTTGCCCGAGGCCACGGCGACGCCCTTGATCAGGTCCTCCACGGTCATCTCTTCGCCGGGCTCGAGGAAGATCTGCGACCCGCCCATCGAGGCGGCGTATTCGCTGACGCGCACCTTGTCGGTCAGCTTGATCTTCCCCCGGTCAATCGCTTCCATGACGAGGAGGAGCGTCATGATCTTCGTGATCGAGGCCGGCGGCAACTTCAGGCGGCTGTTCTTCTCATACAGGACCGTCCCGGTGTCGGCGTCGATCAAGATGGCCGACACCGCGTTTTGGGCCAGGTTGACCGATGAGGGCACCGGCTGGGGCTTCGGCTGCGCCCACGCGACGTTGGCGGCAAGGAATACGGTAGCCAGCCCGGTAAAGAAAAACGCGCGGATCGTCTTGTGCATGGGGGTCCCTCCACGTGTAGGCTGCGCTGTCTCTTATCTTTGCCAAGTCGTGGAGGTTTCATCCGTTCCGCAACTCATGGACAAATATCCCCTCGAAGGGATACTGCCTCGGTTGCTTCCTGCTTCATCGGCGAGGTGCTCGTAGACCGCAGCCAGCTGCGTTCCGCCGCAGAGCCCGTCTCCACAGGCTTCACTTCCCGTGGAACTCACGGTAGGACCGTCTTACGCCACGGTCAGGGCAAACCTGAGCAGATTCTTGGCCGCATTCACGTCCCGGTCGTGATGCGTGCTGCACTTCGGACACGTCCACGTCCGGACGGAAAGCGGGAGTTCTGACATAACGTGGCCGCAGGCGTGGCACGTCTTCGACGTCGGCTCGTAGCGGCTTACCTTCACGAGGCGCACGCCCCAACGCTTGGCTTTCGCTTCGAGGAGCGCCCGGAAGGTGCTCCACCCGACGTCGGCGATGTGCCGCGCGAGGCGGTCGTTCTTCAGCATCCCAGCGACGTTCAGGTCCTCGATCGCGATCACCGGGTGGGTTCGGACGAGTTCGGTCGTGAGCTTATGAAGGAAGTCCAGACGAATGTTCCGGATCTTCCGGTACAGCCGGGCGAGGCGAAGGGCCGATTTTTGCCGGTTCTTTGAGCCTTTTTCTTTCCGGCTGTGGGCGCGCTGGCGTCTTTGAAGAAGGCGGAGCCTTTTGGCGAGGGGCTTGGGCGCTGGCACAGGCATTTTCCCTTCCCGAACCCAGCGCCACGCCGTTTTGTACGTGTTGCCGCGCTTTTTGGCCCATTCGCTAAGTTTCATGGGCATGTTTGGCAATCCCTGTGACGTCCGCGCGATTGCACAAGGCTTCTGCGAGGCGCACCTGCCTCTACCCGCGCACCTCGCCCTCCTCCGTCACCCGCCCGCGCACGAGCGGCGGCGGGAAAGCCGGCTCGTCGGAAATGGCGAAGGCGCGCACAAGGCGCGCGGCGACGGCGTCCACATCGGGGCGATTGGCGTGGATCACCGCCAGCGGCTCGCCGGCTTCCACGCGGTCGCCTACCTTCTTGCGCAGCACGACGCCCACGGCCAGGTCGATGGCCGACTCCTTCGTCTCCCGGCCGGCGCCGAGGAGCATGGCACACTCGCCCACCTCGCGCGCCGCCACGCGGGAGACGTAGCCGCGTTTCGGGGCGAGAACGGGGATCTGGTGCGCGGCCTGCGGCAGGCGGTCCGGCTCATCGACAATGCGCGCGTCGCCGCCCTGGGCGGCCACAAAGCGGCGGAAGGCCTCCAGCGCCGCGCCGGTTTCGATGTTGCGCGTCAGGATCGCCCGCGCCGCCTCCAGGTCCGGCGCCGCGCCGGCGAGCACGAGCATGTGCGCCCCCAGCACCAGGCACAGCTCGGTCAGGTCGGCCGGCCCGCGCCCGGCCAGCGTGTCGATCGCTTCCCGCACCTCGAGGGCGTTCCCCACGGCGTAGCCGAGGGGCTGGCTCATGTCGCTCACCACGGCCACGGTGCGCCGTCCCAGCCGCTCGCCGATGGCCACCATGGCCCGCGCCAGGGCGAAGGCGTCGGCCTCCTCGCGCATGAAGGCCCCCTCGCCGGTCTTCACGTCGAGGACGATGGCGTCGGCCCCGGCGGCGATCTTCTTGCTCATCACCGAGCTGGCGATGAGCGGAATCGACTCCACTGTTGCCGTCACGTCGCGCAGGGCGTAGAGCAGCTTGTCGGCCGGCGTCAGCTTGGCGCTCTGCCCGACGACGGCCAACTTGATGCGGTTCACCTGGTCGACGAACTGCTGGGGCGTCAGCTCCGTGGTGAAGCCGGGGATGCTCTCCAGCTTGTCGATTGTCCCCCCGGTGTGGCCCAGCCCGCGCCCCGACATCTTGGCCACGGGCACGCCAGCCGACGCCACGAGGGGCCCGAGCACGAGCGTCGTCGTGTCGCCGACGCCGCCGGTCGAGTGCTTGTCCACCTTCACCCCGGCGATGGGCGACAGGTCGACCGTCTCGCCGGAGGCCACCAGCTCCTGGGTGAGGTACGCCGTCTCCTCGTCGGTCATGCCGCGGAAGTAGACGGCCATCGCCCACGCGGCCATCTGGTAGTCGGGGATGCGCCCCGCCACGTAGCCCTGGATGAGAAAGCGCAGCTCCTCGGCGGTGTGGGTCCCGCCGTCGCGCTTCTTGCGGATCAGGTCGACGGCGCGCATCAGGCCCTCACCCCGGCCACGACGGCCCGCACGAGGGCGGTGAACTTCGGCTTGGTCCGCTCGGCCACGGCCACCACCTGCTCGTGGGTGAGGGGCTCCAGCTCCTCGCCGATGGCCATGTCGGTGATGCAGGAGATGCCCAGGACGCGCAGCCCGCAGTGGGCGGCGGCGATCACCTCGGGGATGGTGGACATGCCCACGGCGTCGCCGCCCAGCCGGCGGAGCATCACGAGCTCAGCCGGCGGCAGGTAGTTCGGCCCGCTGATGCCGGCGTAGACCCCCTTCTGCACGCGGATGCCCAGTTCCTGTGCCTTCTGCTCGGCGAGGGCGATCAGCTCGGGGTCGTAGGCCCGAGACATGTCGGGAAAGCGTGGCCCCAGCTCGTCGTCGTTCGGCCCAATGAGCGGGTTGTCGCCGGTAAAGTTGAGGTGGTCCACAATCAACATGAGATCGCCGGGCTGGAAGGCCTTGTTCATCCCCCCGGCGGCGTTGGTGACGATCAGCACCTTGGTGCCGAGGAACTTCATGACGTACACCGGAAAGGCCACCTGGGCCATGGAATAGCCCTCGTAGTAGTGGAAGCGGCCCTGCATCGCCACCACGGGCTTTCCTTCCAGGCGACCGATCACGAGGCGGCCGGCGTGGCCGGCCACCGTCGACACGGGGAAATGCGGAATCTCCCCGTACGGGATCACCGTCGCGTCCTCGATTTGCTCGGCCAGGTCGCCGAGCCCCGATCCAAGAATGAGGCCGATCTCCGGCACGAGGCCCGTTCGCTCGCGGATGGCGGCGACGGCCTCGCGCACCGCTTGCGCGCGGTTGGCCATGTGCGCTCCCCCTCCTTTTTTACAGCGCTTCCACAATGCCCCCGACGAGGGCGCGGAAGGTGTCCTTCACCCGCTCCGCCGTCTCCATCACTTCCGCGTGGGACAGCGGCTGGGGCAGGATGCCGGCGGCCATGTTGCTGATGCAGGAGATGCCCAACACGCGGATGCTGGCGTGACGGGCGACGATCACTTCCGGTACGGTGGACATGCCCACGGCGTCGGCTCCCAGCGTGCGCAGCATGCGGATCTCCGCCGGCGTCTCGTAGCTCGGGCCGAGGAGCCCGGCGTATACGCCCTCGCGCAAGGAAATGCCCAGCTTGGCGGCAACGTCCTTCGCCAGCTCGCGCAGGCCCCTGTCGTAGGCTTCGGACATGTCGGGGAAGCGCGGGCCGAGCCGCTCGTCGTTGGGCCCGATGAGCGGGTTGCGGAAGGTCAGGTTGAGGTGGTCGCGGATCAGCATCAGGTCGCCGGGCCGGAAATCGGTGTTGATGCCGCCGGCGGCGTTGGTGACGATCAGCGTGTCGACGCCGAGGGCCTTCATCACGCGCACGGGGAAGGTCACCTGCTCCAGGGAGTACCCCTCGTAGGCGTGGAAGCGCCCCTTCATCGTCATCACCGGCTTGCCGCGCAGGGTGCCAACGACCAGCTTCCCGTCGTGCCCTTCCACCGTCGACACGGGAAAGTCGGGAATCTCCCCGTAGGGAATCTGCACGCCCTCCACCTCGTCGGCCATCACGCCGAGGCCCGAACCGAGGATCAGGCCGATTTTCGGCCGCACGGGCAGCTTCGGCGCCAGAAAGGCGCGCACCTTTTCGATGCGTTCGTACAGCGACACGGTTTCCCCTCCTCCTAAATTTCCGCCAAAAAGCTCGTCCCGATCGCCGGCGGCGTCACGCCGAAGTTGTCGGCCACCGTGGCCCCCACATCGGCGAAGGTTTCGCGCAGGCCAAGGCTACGCCCCTCGCGCAGGGCGGGGTGCCACACGAGCAGCGGGACGTACTCCCGCGTGTGGTCGGTGCCGCGGTGGGTCGGGTCGTTGCCGTGGTCCGCGGTGAGGATGAGCAGGTCCCCCTCGCGCAGCGCCGCGAGGATCTCCGGCACCCGCCGGTCGAAGGCCTCGAGGGCCTGGGCGTACCCTTGCGGATCGCGCCGGTGGCCGTACTTGGCGTCAAAGTCGACCAGGTTGAGGAAGGCCAGCCCACGGAAGGACCGCTGGGCCACCTCCAGCAGCTTGTCGACGCCGTCCTCGTTGGACGCCGTCTTGATCGCCTCCGTCACCCCTTCGCCGGCGTAGATGTCGGAAATCTTGCCGAGGGCGATGACGTCGTACCCGGCGTCGGCCAGGCGGTTCATCACCGTCGGCGCCGGCGGCTTGACCGAGTAGTCGCGGCGGTTCGCCGTGCGCACAAAGGCCCCCGGCTTCCCGACGAAGGGCCGCGCGATCACCCGCGTGACGGCGTACTCGTCGCGGAGCGTCAGCTCGCGGGCGATCTCGCAGATGCGGTACAGCTCCTCGAGGGGGATCACCTCCTCGTGGGCGGCCACCTGGAACACGCTGTCGGCCGACGTGTAGACGATGACGGCGCCGGTGCGCATGTGCTCCTCGCCCAGCTCCTCGATGATGGCCGTGCCCGACGCCGGCTTGTTGCCGAGGACTTTTCGCCCGATGCGCCGCTCAAACTCGGCAATCAGCTCCGGCGGAAAGCCATTCGGATACGTCTTGAAGGGCACCTTCGTGTGAATGCCCATCAGCTCCCAGTGGCCGGTGGTCGTGTCCTTGCCGGCGGAGATCTCCGCCATCTTGCCGTAGTGAGCCTTCGGCGCAGCCGCCGGCGGGATCCCCTTCAGCGGGGCAATGTTGCCGAGCCCCAGCGTCGCCAGGTTGGGCAGCGAAAGCCCCACCGCCTCGGCGATGTGCCCCAGCGTGTTCGCCCCCTCGCCGCTGTAGTCGGCCGCGTCGGGAAGCGCCCCGATGCCGACGCTGTCCAGGACGACGAGAAAGATGCGCGAAAATCGCATGGTCCCCTCCTCCTTGCTGCCGCAGTTGCCAGACGTCAGACCTCTCCATCGCCAAAAAGACGCGCCGCCGCGACCCGCTACGCACGCGGGTGCGTGCGCGCGTAGATCTCCTTCAGGCGCGTCTTGGTGACGTGGGTGTAGATCTGCGTCGTGGAGATGTCGGCGTGGCCGAGCATCTCCTGCACGGAGCGCAGGTCGGCCCCGTTTTCCAAAAGGTGCGTGGCAAAGGAATGGCGCAGCGTGTGCGGCGTGATCTCCTTGGCGATGCCCGCCTCGCGGGCGTACTTCTTGATGATCTTCCAGAACCCCTGCCGCGTGAGGCGCCGGCCGTGGTGGTTGACGAACAGGGCCTCTTCCCCCTGGCTGCGCAGCAGCATCGGCCGGGCCCGCTCGATGTACCTGCGCGTGGCGTCGACGGCGATCCGGCCGAGGGGGATGATCCGCTCCTTCGATCCCTTGCCCATGCACTTGAGGTAGGCCATGTGCAGATTGACGTCGTGCAGGTTCAGCGACACCAGCTCCGACACGCGCAGACCCGACGCGTACAACAGCTCCAGCATCGCCTTGTCGCGCAGGCCGGTCGGCGTGCGCGGATCGGGCATCGCCAACAGGCGCTCCACTTCCTCCACCGACAACACCTTGGGCAGGCGCTTCTGCAGTTTGGGCGTCTCGAGGTTGACCGACGGGTCCTGGTCAATGAGGCGTTCGCGGAACAGGAAGTGGAAAAACGACCGGATCGACGCCAGGTGGCGCGAGATGGTCGCCGTGGCCTTCCCTTGCTGCTGCAGGTGCAGGAGAAAGCCCACAATGTGCGCCCGCGTCGTCTCCTCGATGCGCTGGACGCCCTGTTCCTTCAGGTACGCGGCAAAGGCCGTCAGATCCTGGCGGTACGAGACCAGCGTGTTGGCCGCCAACCCCCGTTCGACGCCGAGGTAGTGGATGAACTGGTCGATCAACGTCTCCATCGCTCGTCCAAGACTCCTTTGTGCTGCATCGTCCAGGGGTTTCACGCTATTCCTCCATTCCACACGAGGTCCCGCGAATCCTCTTTTTCCGCCGCTCCTTTTTTCTTCCTGCTCTTGAATGGCACCCTCCGTTCCATGGCCAGCCTGTGTCGCCCACAGACGCGCAGAGACGCCCGATCGGCTGGCCGCCGTCATTCCCCGTAGCGCAGAAAGGTGCGCACGTGCTCCCACACGTTCCTTCCCTCGCCGGCGGCATCCGGCGCACCCGGCGTGAGCACCTTCACCGCGCGGCCCTTGGGCTCCTCATACGGGTTGAGGGGCAGCACGTGGGCGGTGACCCAATCGATGCCGCGGTAAAACAAATAGGTAAGAAGCAAAAAGAGCGCGCAAAAGCGAACCAAGAGCAGCACGCGCCGCACGAAATCCGTCACGGCGGTTTGCCCCCCTTTTCCCATGCGTCCGCGCCGCATGGTCAAGCTGTTCTAGCCTATGCCGAAAGGGGGCAGGGATATACGTGGAACGCAGGGAGCGGTAAGTGTCGCATCGTTCCCCATGGGCCAGTATACCAAAACCCCTCGGCGATGGGGCTTTGCATTGCGGGATCATGAATTCGCCGTTCAACCCGTTGGAGCCTTTCGGCCAGGATGGGGAGCGAAACCAAGGGGGTGCCGCCCTCACCCAGGGTCGGAAATGTGCGATAGGGATGCCGCTCGCCATAGCGAAGCATCCCGCGCCGGTCTTCTAAAGGTGCCCAAGGGTCCGGAGCGTAGGCAAGGCTGACGCTCGCGGGGTAGCCCGCGCTCAGACGCGTTAGCCCGTCAACGGCTCTAGGACTTCAGGGCTGTAGGTGCGATCACAGCGTAAGCATACGAATTGCGTAAATCTCGGATTTCGCTCGAGCATTGTCCTCGTTCTCCCTACATTTAACTGTCAGCTAAAATGAACAATTCACGAAAAGTTTCCCAAGTCTCGTGCGTCTATCTAGGAATCCCCGCGCATTACACGGATTAGCCAATTTACCACTAAAAGCGACAATGGTATCAACATAAACGTAATAAAGACACTGATTACATTGGTTATGCCAGTAACAGGTATTGATAGCCTATTCCAAATAAAAGCCAGTACTTTTAATAAGACGATAAAAACGATTGCCGTTAACCCAAAAAACACAATACGTTCCTTCACATTATCGCCCCACTTCATTAACATTCATAGTGGCATTATTACCGTTAACAACATAATAATGCACCGGCGACCTTTACATGCCCTCATGGATAGATCAGCCGCTGGTGCGCTCTGTCTAACAGTCGTTCTCCCCAGTCCCCTAACGCCTAAATGTGGCTTGCAACCATCGGAGAAGTTACCGACTACTTTTGCCCCATGAGGTATTGGTTAATGGCCGGCGCTTTTCCACCGTGTGTCATACCGTACTTGAGGTAATCCAGCGTTTCGAACGGCTTCTGATCGTACACCACCCTGAAATAGAGATCGATCAGATCCCCAACCTTGTACTGCGATGTCAGGTTTCCACGGAAAGGCCACTCCACTACCCCGTCAGCCTCATAAGCGCTCACGAATGCAAAGTACGTGACATCTTCTTTTCTGTCGTATTCCAGGCGTACAATTTTGTCGCGGAAGTGAACGACGTCACCCACATCGTAGTTTCTAAAATCGTAGACAAACTCCCCGAGTTCCGAATCGAAAGACTGCTCTTCAAGCTCCCTCATCGTCAACGGACCCAAATCCCGTCGTGGCGCGTTGACATGCTGATCCGATGGCACAACATAGACAGAACCGTTGATTCGTCGACCCTTGACGCGCTTGCCATTCGTACGATTGACAAGGGTAAGCTCGGTCTCCGCAGCCGCGCAAGGCACGACCGCTTTAACTTGCATATCACCGGAAGCGCTGCAACCACAGCATCGAGGAGCGAATCGAAAGGCTCAACGCCTACCTGCGGGGATGGATCGGTCTATTTTCGCTTACTCGACACCCCGCATCCCGGAAGGATACTGGCGACGGGCACTTTCTCCGCAAATGAACAAGGCCACCGATCTCGCTTACTGGCGAGAACGTGGCCTTTTCAGTTTCACCGGCTTGTACACCCAGCTTCGTCAATCCTTGTGAACCGCCGTATACCGAACAGTACGTGCGAATGGTTGTAAGAGGACGGGGGTTCGCCGCCCCCTTCTACTCGACGCACGCACCGAGCCCTCTCGCGTTCCCTCACATCAACTTCTCCAGCGGCGTATACGGCCGGTTGAAGGCGCGGGCGACGCCTTCGTGGGTGATGTGGCCCTTCATCACGTTGACGCCGCGGGCCAGGGCGCGGTTGTCGCGGATGGCCTGGAGCACGCCCTTCGTCGCCAGCTGCACGGCGTACGGGATAGTGACGTTGGTGAGGGCGATGGTCGACGTGCGCGGCACGGCGCCCGGGATGTTGGGGACCGCATAATGGACCACGCCGTGCTTCACATACGTCGGGTGGCTGTGGCTGGTCACGCGGTCGATCGTCTCGATGGAACCGCCCTGGTCGATGGCCACGTCGACGATGACGGAGCCGGGGCTCATCGACTTGACCATTTCTTCGGTCACGAGGCGCGGAGCGCGGGAGCCGGGAATGAGCACCGCGCCGATCAAGAGGTCGGCCTTGGCCACGCTGCGGGCGATGTTGTAGCTGTTCGACATGAGCGTGGTCAGCCGCGCGCCAAAGAGGTCATCCAGGTAGCGCAGGCGATCGGGGTTGACGTCGAGGATCGTCACCTTGGCGCCCATGCCCATGGCGATCTTCGCCGCATTGGTGCCGACGACGCCGCCGCCGATGATGACCACTTCTGCCGGCGCAACGCCCGGCACGCCGCCGAGCAGCACGCCTTTGCCGCCCTTCGTCTTCTCCAGAAACTGCGCGCCAATCTGCACGGCCATGCGCCCGGCCACTTCGCTCATCGGTGTGAGGAGGGGCAGCGACCCGTTGTCGAGCTGCACCGTTTCATAGGCGATGGCCGTCATGCCGCTTTCCACGAGGGCCTCGGTCAGCTCCGGCTCCGCGGCGAGATGCAGGTAGGTAAACAGCACCAGATCTTCCCGGAAAAAGCGGTACTCGCTCGGAAGAGGCTCCTTCACCTTGAGGACGAGTTCGGCGCGGGTCCACGCCTCTTCCGCCGTGTCGACAATCGTGGCCCCGGCCTGGCGGTAATCGTCGTCCGTGAAACCGCTTCCAACCCCAGCGCCTGTTTCGATGAGCACGGTGTGCCCCGCCTGGCGCAGCATTTCGACGCCGGCCGGCGTGATGGCCACCCGGTTTTCGTTGTCCTTGATCTCCTTGGGTACTCCGATGATCATGTCCGTTCCTCCTTGCTCGGTCCCTTGTCCGTCGCGCGCATCCATGACTATTGTAATGCGACAGCCGGCCAAAGACAAGAAAAAAGCCCCTTCGGATCGGGAGC from the Calditerricola satsumensis genome contains:
- a CDS encoding pyrimidine-nucleoside phosphorylase — translated: MRAVDLIRKKRDGGTHTAEELRFLIQGYVAGRIPDYQMAAWAMAVYFRGMTDEETAYLTQELVASGETVDLSPIAGVKVDKHSTGGVGDTTTLVLGPLVASAGVPVAKMSGRGLGHTGGTIDKLESIPGFTTELTPQQFVDQVNRIKLAVVGQSAKLTPADKLLYALRDVTATVESIPLIASSVMSKKIAAGADAIVLDVKTGEGAFMREEADAFALARAMVAIGERLGRRTVAVVSDMSQPLGYAVGNALEVREAIDTLAGRGPADLTELCLVLGAHMLVLAGAAPDLEAARAILTRNIETGAALEAFRRFVAAQGGDARIVDEPDRLPQAAHQIPVLAPKRGYVSRVAAREVGECAMLLGAGRETKESAIDLAVGVVLRKKVGDRVEAGEPLAVIHANRPDVDAVAARLVRAFAISDEPAFPPPLVRGRVTEEGEVRG
- a CDS encoding DUF4227 family protein, with the translated sequence MTDFVRRVLLLVRFCALFLLLTYLFYRGIDWVTAHVLPLNPYEEPKGRAVKVLTPGAPDAAGEGRNVWEHVRTFLRYGE
- a CDS encoding RNA-guided endonuclease TnpB family protein, which produces MPMKLSEWAKKRGNTYKTAWRWVREGKMPVPAPKPLAKRLRLLQRRQRAHSRKEKGSKNRQKSALRLARLYRKIRNIRLDFLHKLTTELVRTHPVIAIEDLNVAGMLKNDRLARHIADVGWSTFRALLEAKAKRWGVRLVKVSRYEPTSKTCHACGHVMSELPLSVRTWTCPKCSTHHDRDVNAAKNLLRFALTVA
- the spoIIAA gene encoding anti-sigma F factor antagonist: MRLHVELETKRDVLIIRLAGELDHHTADALREQVDAIMNREKIRSIVLSLADLTFMDSSGLGVILGRYKRVAQLGGEMVVCSIHPTIYRLFELSGLFKILRIEESEWEALHALGVA
- the spoIIAB gene encoding anti-sigma F factor gives rise to the protein MSLSFASRSENESFARVAVAAFLSQLDPTLEELMEIKTVVSEAVTNAIIHGYENRDDGIVRIHVTVEGNRVEIVVEDDGVGIADIEQARQPLFTTKPELERSGMGFTIMENFVDELTITSAPGKGTRVRLVKQLSSHPAAVRQ
- the sigF gene encoding RNA polymerase sporulation sigma factor SigF, with the protein product MSVDVREPNPQLSDEEVRALIARSQAGDTEARNRLVEANVRLVWSVVQRFLGRGYEADDLFQIGCIGLLKAVDKFDLSYEVKFSTYAVPMIIGEIQRFLRDDGSVKVSRSLKEASQRIRRKKDDLTKALGRTPTVGELAEALGMTPEEVVFAQEAGRTPASIHETVYENEGDPITLMDQLADGDDEGWFDKMALQEAIRKLDDRERLIVYLRYYKDYTQSEVAERLGISQVQVSRLEKRILQKIRDEMTP
- a CDS encoding purine-nucleoside phosphorylase gives rise to the protein MYERIEKVRAFLAPKLPVRPKIGLILGSGLGVMADEVEGVQIPYGEIPDFPVSTVEGHDGKLVVGTLRGKPVMTMKGRFHAYEGYSLEQVTFPVRVMKALGVDTLIVTNAAGGINTDFRPGDLMLIRDHLNLTFRNPLIGPNDERLGPRFPDMSEAYDRGLRELAKDVAAKLGISLREGVYAGLLGPSYETPAEIRMLRTLGADAVGMSTVPEVIVARHASIRVLGISCISNMAAGILPQPLSHAEVMETAERVKDTFRALVGGIVEAL
- the deoB gene encoding phosphopentomutase — encoded protein: MRFSRIFLVVLDSVGIGALPDAADYSGEGANTLGHIAEAVGLSLPNLATLGLGNIAPLKGIPPAAAPKAHYGKMAEISAGKDTTTGHWELMGIHTKVPFKTYPNGFPPELIAEFERRIGRKVLGNKPASGTAIIEELGEEHMRTGAVIVYTSADSVFQVAAHEEVIPLEELYRICEIARELTLRDEYAVTRVIARPFVGKPGAFVRTANRRDYSVKPPAPTVMNRLADAGYDVIALGKISDIYAGEGVTEAIKTASNEDGVDKLLEVAQRSFRGLAFLNLVDFDAKYGHRRDPQGYAQALEAFDRRVPEILAALREGDLLILTADHGNDPTHRGTDHTREYVPLLVWHPALREGRSLGLRETFADVGATVADNFGVTPPAIGTSFLAEI
- the xerD gene encoding site-specific tyrosine recombinase XerD; its protein translation is METLIDQFIHYLGVERGLAANTLVSYRQDLTAFAAYLKEQGVQRIEETTRAHIVGFLLHLQQQGKATATISRHLASIRSFFHFLFRERLIDQDPSVNLETPKLQKRLPKVLSVEEVERLLAMPDPRTPTGLRDKAMLELLYASGLRVSELVSLNLHDVNLHMAYLKCMGKGSKERIIPLGRIAVDATRRYIERARPMLLRSQGEEALFVNHHGRRLTRQGFWKIIKKYAREAGIAKEITPHTLRHSFATHLLENGADLRSVQEMLGHADISTTQIYTHVTKTRLKEIYARTHPRA
- a CDS encoding D-alanyl-D-alanine carboxypeptidase family protein, whose translation is MHKTIRAFFFTGLATVFLAANVAWAQPKPQPVPSSVNLAQNAVSAILIDADTGTVLYEKNSRLKLPPASITKIMTLLLVMEAIDRGKIKLTDKVRVSEYAASMGGSQIFLEPGEEMTVEDLIKGVAVASGNDASVALAEYVAGTEEAFVAMMNEKARQLGMTDTRFANSNGLPAPDHYTSARDIAIMSRELLKYEAITKYTGLYQDYLRKDTNRPFWLVNTNRLVRFYPGCDGLKTGYTSEAKFCLSATAKRDNFRVIAVVLGEPDTKTRNAEVAKMFDYAFSQYTTKPLYQRGDVIQELPVEKGERERLPVVAARHFNLLMKRGEDAGQYQTTVELPERVLAPVKAGDVLGHVVVTKQGQEVARLDLVAPVDVGAATFGQLWQRALNRLLHLP
- a CDS encoding purine-nucleoside phosphorylase; this translates as MANRAQAVREAVAAIRERTGLVPEIGLILGSGLGDLAEQIEDATVIPYGEIPHFPVSTVAGHAGRLVIGRLEGKPVVAMQGRFHYYEGYSMAQVAFPVYVMKFLGTKVLIVTNAAGGMNKAFQPGDLMLIVDHLNFTGDNPLIGPNDDELGPRFPDMSRAYDPELIALAEQKAQELGIRVQKGVYAGISGPNYLPPAELVMLRRLGGDAVGMSTIPEVIAAAHCGLRVLGISCITDMAIGEELEPLTHEQVVAVAERTKPKFTALVRAVVAGVRA